The following proteins are co-located in the Vidua macroura isolate BioBank_ID:100142 chromosome 1, ASM2450914v1, whole genome shotgun sequence genome:
- the LOC128809360 gene encoding transmembrane protein 68-like — protein sequence MIGRKESCASGQLPMTGLSCLFYALEEWTVVEFLKKYLFHLIIASLTISAILVFFIVPLTIVFFIYLTNILLLIYQRNNELKADPLSDVWNSVRKTIASFWDIYARVWHGYELHGVKNLPEGPGILVYYHGAIPIDYLYFLSRLFLWKRRLCLSVADHFVFRLPGLRLLLAVTGVIPGTREECLGALKNGHLVSISPGGVREALFSDESYQLVWGNRKGFAQVALEAKVPIIPMYTQNVREGYRMFKERRFFRQLYESTRLPFTPPYGGLPVKFRTYIGKPIPYDPNITAEELVEKTKTAVQDLISKHQTIPGNIWKALLERFDKRRKSD from the exons ATGATAGGTAGAAAAGAATCCTGTGCTTCAGGACAGTTACCAATGACCGGCCTCAGCTGCCTTTTCTATGCACTGGAAGAATGGACTGTTGTGGAGTTCCTGAAGAAATACCTTTTTCATCTGATCATTGCCTCACTGACAATTAGTGCAATATTAGTTTTTTTTATAGTTCCTTTAACAATTGTCTTCTTCATTTACCTTactaatattttgcttttaatatatCAGAGGAACAATGAGTTAAAAGCAGATCCTTTGAGTGATGTTTGGAATAGTGTAAGAAAAACTATAGCGAGCTTTTGGGATATATATGCAAGAGTATGGCACG GTTATGAGCTTCATGGTGTGAAAAACCTCCCAGAAGGACCAGGCATTCTTGTGTATTACCATGGAGCTATTCCTATAGACTACCTTTACTTTTTGTCTAGACTGTTTCTGTGGAAGAGAAGACTTTGCCTGTCAGTAGCTGATCATTTTGTGTTTCGTTTACCAG GACTTAGATTATTGTTGGCAGTGACGGGTGTTATACCAGGTACGAGGGAGGAGTGTCTTGGTGCCCTGAAGAATGGACACTTGGTGTCCATCTCACCAGGTGGAGTTCGAGAAGCTCTGTTCAGTGACGAAAGTTATCAGCTCGTGTGGGGAAATCGAAAAGGCTTTGCTCAGGTCGCTCTAGAAGCAAAAGTG CCCATCATTCCAATGTATACTCAAAATGTCCGTGAAGGCTATAGGATGTTTAAAGAAAGAA gattttttagACAGTTATATGAAAGCACTCGATTGCCTTTTACTCCTCCATACGGAGGACTTCCAGTTAAATTTCGCACATACATTGGGAAGCCAATCCCTTATGACCCGAATATAACTGCAGAGGAATTAGTTGAAAAG acaaAGACTGCTGTCCAGGATCTCATAAGCAAGCACCAAACAATCCCAGGCAACATATGGAAGGCTTTACTGGAGAGATTTGATAAACGTCGTAAAAGTGATTAG
- the LOC128814430 gene encoding transmembrane protein 68-like isoform X2: MTGGNESCTAGPTSMSYLTCLTYILEEWTGVEDIGDYLSYAFYILWLLFPLVVVFVLPGVIIILFYVSILWLHIYKRKNEIKEAYSHDVWIGAREMLATIWDGHGRIWHGYELHGVENIPQGPGLVVFYHGATPVDYIYFSARLHIMKKRRCNVVADHFVFRLPGFRILLEVFGVIHGPKEACVRTLEKGHLLAIAPGGVREALFSDEMYTILWSDRKGFAQVAIDAKVPVIPMFTQNVREAFRTLGGISQP; encoded by the exons ATGACAGGTGGAAATGAATCCTGTACTGCAGGACCAACATCTATGTCCTATTTAACTTGCCTGACTTACATTCTGGAAGAATGGACTGGTGTGGAGGATATTGGAGATTATCTGAGTTATGCATTCTACATTTTATGGTTGCTTTTTCCACTTGTAGTAGTCTTTGTACTTCCAGGAGTTATTATCATTCTCTTCTACGTTTCCATTCTCTGGCTTCATATTTATAAAAGGAAGAATGAAATAAAGGAAGCTTATTCCCATGATGTTTGGATAGGTGCAAGAGAAATGTTGGCAACCATATGGGATGGTCATGGGAGAATATGGCATG GTTATGAGCTTCATGGTGTTGAAAATATTCCTCAAGGACCAGGACTTGTTGTGTTTTATCATGGAGCTACTCCCGTTGACTATATCTATTTCTCAGCTAGACTACATATAATGAAGAAGAGGCGCTGCAATGTAGTAGCCGATCATTTTGTCTTTAGATTACCAG GTTTTAGAATACTACTTGAGGTGTTTGGAGTTATACATGGACCAAAAGAAGCTTGTGTCAGGACTCTGGAGAAGGGCCATCTGTTAGCCATTGCCCCAGGTGGAGTTCGGGAAGCACTCTTCAGTGATGAAATGTACACTATTTTGTGGAGTGATCGGAAGGGCTTTGCTCAGGTGGCCATTGATGCGAAAGTG cCCGTCATTCCTATGTTTACACAAAATGTTCGAGAAGCCTTTAGGACATTAGGAGGAATAA GCCAACCCTAG
- the LOC128814430 gene encoding transmembrane protein 68-like isoform X1 — protein sequence MTGGNESCTAGPTSMSYLTCLTYILEEWTGVEDIGDYLSYAFYILWLLFPLVVVFVLPGVIIILFYVSILWLHIYKRKNEIKEAYSHDVWIGAREMLATIWDGHGRIWHGYELHGVENIPQGPGLVVFYHGATPVDYIYFSARLHIMKKRRCNVVADHFVFRLPGFRILLEVFGVIHGPKEACVRTLEKGHLLAIAPGGVREALFSDEMYTILWSDRKGFAQVAIDAKVPVIPMFTQNVREAFRTLGGIKILRSLYERIRLPVVPLYGGFPVKLRTFIGEPIPYEPNMTAEELAAKTKAAVQALIEKHQKIPGNIFRALMERFQTQKKED from the exons ATGACAGGTGGAAATGAATCCTGTACTGCAGGACCAACATCTATGTCCTATTTAACTTGCCTGACTTACATTCTGGAAGAATGGACTGGTGTGGAGGATATTGGAGATTATCTGAGTTATGCATTCTACATTTTATGGTTGCTTTTTCCACTTGTAGTAGTCTTTGTACTTCCAGGAGTTATTATCATTCTCTTCTACGTTTCCATTCTCTGGCTTCATATTTATAAAAGGAAGAATGAAATAAAGGAAGCTTATTCCCATGATGTTTGGATAGGTGCAAGAGAAATGTTGGCAACCATATGGGATGGTCATGGGAGAATATGGCATG GTTATGAGCTTCATGGTGTTGAAAATATTCCTCAAGGACCAGGACTTGTTGTGTTTTATCATGGAGCTACTCCCGTTGACTATATCTATTTCTCAGCTAGACTACATATAATGAAGAAGAGGCGCTGCAATGTAGTAGCCGATCATTTTGTCTTTAGATTACCAG GTTTTAGAATACTACTTGAGGTGTTTGGAGTTATACATGGACCAAAAGAAGCTTGTGTCAGGACTCTGGAGAAGGGCCATCTGTTAGCCATTGCCCCAGGTGGAGTTCGGGAAGCACTCTTCAGTGATGAAATGTACACTATTTTGTGGAGTGATCGGAAGGGCTTTGCTCAGGTGGCCATTGATGCGAAAGTG cCCGTCATTCCTATGTTTACACAAAATGTTCGAGAAGCCTTTAGGACATTAGGAGGAATAA AAATACTTAGGTCACTATATGAGCGTATTAGATTACCGGTAGTTCCTCTATACGGGGGGTTTCCTGTCAAGCTACGTACATTTATTGGAGAACCCATTCCATATGAACCAAATATGACTGCTGAGGAACTAGCTGCAAAG ACAAAAGCAGCAGTCCAAGCTCTCAtagaaaaacatcagaaaatacCAGGAAATATATTTAGGGCTTTAATGGAACGAtttcaaacacaaaagaaagaagattaA